One region of Ananas comosus cultivar F153 linkage group 9, ASM154086v1, whole genome shotgun sequence genomic DNA includes:
- the LOC109715013 gene encoding protein disulfide isomerase-like 1-4, which yields MASRALLLALAISAFLLLSASGAGANGGAANDLDDEDLSFLEDGDEAAPHHGSEEPSFGGDSDELGDFDPAELDDEEDGVEPYSAAGAGAEIDESDVVVLAEGNFSEFLASRRHVMVEFYAPWCMHCQALTPEYAAAATALRGEDVALAKVDATEENDLAQRYEIQGFPTVLFFVDGVHRDYPGARSRDAIVTWIKKKIGPGVQNITTVDEAEKILTSEDKVVLGFLDSLVGAHSDELSAASKLEDEVNFYQTVNPDVAKLFHIDPKENHPPSLILLKKEAEKLAYFDGEFTKSSIADFVFANKLPLVTTFTRESAPAIFDNPIKQQILLFATSNESEKIVPTFQEAAKLFKGKLIFIYVERDNEDVGVPVSNYFGVTGDGPKVLAYSGNEDAKKYILDGELSLDSIKKFAEGFLEDKLKPFYKSDPIPETNDGDVKIVVGNNFDEIVLDESKDVLLEIYAPWCGHCQALEPVYNKLAKHLRGIDSLVIAKMDGTTNEHPRAKTDGFPTLLFFPAGNKSFEPVTVDTDRTVVAFYKFIKKHASIPFKLQRPDSATKSESTAAGDSSAVESEKSTSSDVKDEL from the exons atggcgTCGCGCGCTCTCCTCCTCGCTCTCGCGATCTCCGcgttcctcctcctctccgcctccggcgccggcgcgAACGGCGGCGCCGCCAACGACCTCGACGACGAGGACCTCAGCTTCCTCGAGGACGGCGACGAAGCCGCCCCCCACCACGGCTCCGAGGAACCCTCCTTCGGAGGCGACAGCGACGAGCTCGGGGACTTCGACCCCGCCGAGCTCGACGACGAGGAGGACGGCGTCGAGCCCTActcggcggcgggggcgggggccgAGATCGACGAGAGCGACGTGGTGGTGCTCGCCGAGGGCAACTTCAGCGAGttcctcgcctcgcgccgccacgTGATGGTGGAGTTCTACGCGCCGTGGTGCATGCACTGCCAGGCGCTGACCCCGGAGTACGCCGCGGCGGCCACGGCGCTCCGCGGCGAGGACGTGGCCCTCGCCAAGGTCGACGCCACCGAGGAGAATGACCTCGCCCAGAGGTACGAGATCCAGGGGTTCCCCACCGTGCTCTTCTTCGTCGACGGCGTTCACAGAGACTACCCCGGAGCAAGGAGCAG AGATGCTATAGTGACATGGATCAAGAAGAAGATAGGCCCTGGAGTCCAGAATATCACCACAGTTGATGAGGCAGAGAAGATATTAACTTCTGAAGATAAAGTTGTTTTGGGCTTCCTCGACTCTTTGGTG GGTGCTCACAGCGACGAGCTTTCTGCAGCTTCAAAGCTTGAAGATGAGGTTAATTTCTACCAGACTGTCAACCCTGATGTAGCCAAGCTTTTCCACATTGATCCGAAAGAGAACCACCCGCCATCTTTGATATTGCTGAAGAAGGAGGCTGAGAAATTAGCCTACTTTG ATGGAGAGTTCACTAAGTCTAGCATTGCTGACTTTGTGTTTGCAAACAAGCTTCCATTGGTGACCACATTTACCAGGGAAAGTGCCCCTGCAATTTTTGATAATCCTATAAAGCAGCAG ATTCTGCTCTTTGCTACATCGAATGAATCTGAGAAGATCGTGCCAACATTCCAAGAAGCTGCAAAACTGTTCAAGGGAAAG CTCATCTTTATTTATGTGGAGAGGGATAATGAGGATGTCGGTGTACCAGTTTCAAATTACTTCGGTGTGACTGGAGATGGTCCTAAA GTTTTGGCATACTCAGGAAATGAAGATGCCAAGAAATATATACTCGATGGTGAGCTATCATTGGACAGCATAAAG AAATTTGCCGAGGGTTTCTTGGAAGACAAGCTGAAGCCTTTCTACAAATCTGACCCCATTCCTGAGACT AACGATGGTGATGTGAAGATTGTTGTTGGGAACAATTTTGATGAGATAGTTCTCGATGAATCCAAGGATGTCCTCCTAGAG ATCTATGCACCATGGTGTGGGCATTGTCAAGCATTGGAACCGGTTTACAACAAGCTCGCCAAGCATCTCCGCGGCATTGACTCTCTAGTCATCGCAAAAATGGACGGCACCACAAATGAGCACCCTCGTGCCAAG ACCGATGGCTTCCCGACTCTGCTCTTCTTCCCAGCAGGGAACAAAAGCTTTGAACCC GTCACGGTCGATACAGATCGAACGGTGGTGGCGTTCTACAAGTTCATAAAGAAGCACGCCTCGATCCCATTCAAGCTCCAGAGGCCGGACTCGGCAACAAAGTCCGAGAGCACCGCCGCTGGCGATTCCTCTGCAGTGGAGAGTGAGAAGAGTACCAGCTCTGACGTTAAGGACgagttgtag
- the LOC109715019 gene encoding alpha carbonic anhydrase 8-like, whose product MATLLPLLFLLLLSPDLLSFAQISLPPSAEAPSLSLPPSASAPFSHLSPPSPLPHSPYSSPAPSPTPPGPSPSPSPAPGREEIKAGGGGGEADQGEDDKGGGGGEERKGMSAGRKAGIVVGVAAAAAAVGLGAAVYKKRRDNIRRSRYGGGGGGGEYYGGRVEMI is encoded by the coding sequence ATGGCGACATtgctccctctcctcttcctacTACTACTATCGCCCGATCTCCTCTCCTTCGCGCAGATCTCGCTCCCTCCCTCCGCCGAAGCCCCTTCCCTTTCCCTCCCCCCGTCCGCGTCGGCCCCTTTCTCACACCTCTCGCCCCCCTCGCCGCTTCCACACTCGCCCTACTCATCCCCCGCGCCGTCTCCGACACCGCCGGGGCCATCGCCTTCCCCATCGCCGGCGCCGGGGCGGGAGGAGATCAAGgccgggggaggcggcggcgaggcggatCAGGGGGAGGACGACaaggggggaggaggaggagaggagcgCAAGGGGATGAGCGCGGGGAGGAAGGCGGGGATCGTGGTgggggtggcggcggcggcggcggcggtggggctCGGCGCCGCCGTGTACAAGAAGCGCCGGGACAACATCCGACGTTCCCGctatggcggcggcggcggcggcggcgagtaCTACGGaggtagggttgagatgatttGA
- the LOC109714793 gene encoding LOW QUALITY PROTEIN: zinc finger CCCH domain-containing protein 24 (The sequence of the model RefSeq protein was modified relative to this genomic sequence to represent the inferred CDS: inserted 1 base in 1 codon), translating to MTIFVWLLLKDNLTKRKDNLIVSTSSTQVRPCNNQKNRIWGFCVRAPKTPTLRSHGDRCGAHARGGAAEPTSSLEKRKREEEEEEEEEEEEGEEDAETTKRKNPLWKTSLCSYYRRRNPSGGGGGGGGRGCSHGDACRYAHSEAELRPRPDNTWDPTSLRAKKXDEEKGEEAPTVDEASLDKCLIGLPRKWNSEGLKRFLDDQGISYKTMKKKKGMSVGFVTFENTEQLKSTIEILNEKSNGGKEIKVADAIRKSHQNKGQHADNQSGSDNEETSAVEGLSSRTKSARDVVTPLAHMPYSDQLEHKKNSLLQILKRLTRNARKACPDGVPLPDWIIKSREIGGLPCKLEGILESPVINGYRNKCEFSVGYSLEGKRTVGFMLGNFREGMTAIEEPVNCPNVSRVSSKYASIFQDFLQSSALPVWSRTDNTGFWRQFTVREGRVPGQLATAENAEIQIAEVMLIIQVCSTEVDEDVMKNEFAKLSMALVHGAAASAPPLPLTTIIVQDHKGISNAAPADCPLIPLLVPKMEGQASSEKLDIAEGRIHDYISNLRFSISPTAFFQVNTLAAERLYSLAGDWADLSPDTLLFDICCGTGAIGLTLAHRVGMVVGIEMNESAVSDAKRNAVINGIKNCRFVSGKAEDVMGSLLKEYLGAPQQDSIVSNDVSETDTIEKDNNATENSGEDVPASLEDKNDQKMEDSTEESHGNIEKDDENNDGILRSCTNGLGNTIQENTSERNNVSEEKGVADVSSVRQFKKVVAIVDPPRVGLHPVVIKALRTHPRIRRLVYISCNPESLVANAIELCTPTADRPEKKKGNRGWRNMSSAGLARYRTKSMPNSEPFQPVRAMAVDLFPHTPHCEMVMLLER from the exons ATGACGATATTTGTGTGGCTGCTTCTTAAGGATAATCTGACGAAGAGAAAGGATAATCTAATAGTAAGTACAA GTTCGACCCAGGTTCGACCCTGTAATAACCAAAAAAATaggatttggggattttgcgTCAGAGCCCCTAAAACCCCAACACTTCGATCCCATGGAGACCGATGCGGCGCCCACGCGAGAGGAGGCGCCGCCGAACCCACCTCCTCCTTGGAGAAGCgaaagagggaagaggaggaggaggaggaggaggaggaggaggagggagaagaggatGCGGAGACAACGAAGAGGAAGAACCCCTTGTGGAAGACGAGCTTGTGCTCGTACTACCGGCGCCGGAAccccagcggcggcggcggcggcggcggtggccgcGGATGTAGCCACGGCGACGCGTGCCGCTACGCGCACAGCGAGGCCGAGCTCCGTCCCCGCCCCGACAACACCTGGGATCCCACCTCCCTCCGCGCCAAGA CTGATGAGGAGAAAGGCGAGGAGGCGCCGACGGTGGACGAGGCGTCGCTCGACAAGTGCCTCATCGGCCTCCCGAGGAAGTGGAACTCCGAGGGGTTGAAGAGGTTCCTTGATGATCAG GGAATTTCGTATAAGacaatgaaaaagaagaagggaatGTCTGTTGGTTTTGTGACCTTTGAGAATACTGAACAGCTCAAAAGCACTATTGAG ATTTTGAATGAGAAGTCCAATGGTGGAAAGGAAATAAAGGTTGCAGATGCCATCCGTAAATCTCATCAAAACAAAGGGCAGCATGCTGATAATCAGTCGGGAAGTGACAATGAAGAAACTTCTGCCGTGGAAGGTTTGTCTTCGAGAACAAAAAGTGCCCGTGATGTGGTCACTCCACTTGCTCATATGCCCTACAGTGATCAGTTGGAGCACAAAAAGAATTCGTTGCTCCAAATCCTAAAGCGACTG ACTCGGAATGCTCGGAAGGCTTGTCCAGATGGTGTTCCACTTCCGGATTGGATTATTAAATCTAGGGAGATAG GTGGCCTTCCATGCAAGCTTGAAGGCATACTAGAGTCACCGGTGATAAACGGATACCGCAACAAATGTGAGTTTTCTGTGGGTTATTCATTAGAGGGCAAACGAACAGTGGGGTTTATGCTTGGAAATTTCAG GGAGGGTATGACAGCAATCGAGGAACCTGTGAACTGCCCAAATGTGTCTAGAGTTTCCTCAAAGTATGCTTCAATCTTTCAAGATTTCCTGCAGTCCTCCGCCTTACCTGTGTGGAGCAGAACCGATAACACTGGTTTTTGGCGTCAATTTACG GTCCGAGAGGGAAGGGTTCCTGGTCAACTTGCTACTGCTGAAAATGCCGAGATCCAAATAGCAGAAGTCATGCTTATCATTCAG GTCTGTTCCACGGAAGTTGATGAAGAtgtgatgaaaaatgaatttgccAAGTTGTCCATGGCTCTTGTACACGGAGCAGCTGCATCAGCTCCTCCACTACCTCTAACAACCATAATTGTGCAG GATCACAAAGGAATATCAAATGCCGCACCAGCTGATTGTCCGTTGATTCCACTACTGGTGCCAAAAATGGAAGGACAAGCTAGTTCAGAAAAGCTTGATATCGCTGAAGGAAGGATTCATGATTACATAAGCAATCTCCGCTTCTCTATATCACCAACAGCATTCTTTCAA GTTAATACTCTTGCTGCAGAAAGGTTGTATAGCCTTGCTGGTGATTGGGCTGACCTGAGTCCGGATACATTGCTCTTTGACATATGTTGTGGGACAGGAGCTATTGGCCTTACTTTAGCACACCGTGTTGGAATG GTTGTTGGCATTGAAATGAATGAATCAGCGGTATCAGATGCAAAGAGAAATGCAGTGATTAATGGCATAAAAAATTGTAGGTTTGTGTCTGGAAAG GCAGAGGATGTGATGGGGTCTCTGCTCAAAGAGTATCTTGGAGCACCTCAGCAGGATAGCATAGTTTCTAATGATGTCTCAGAAACTGATACCATAGAGAAAGACAACAATGCCACAGAGAACAGTGGTGAGGATGTGCCAGCAAGTTTGGAGGATAAGAACGACCAAAAAATGGAAGACAGCACTGAAGAAAGTCATGGGAATATtgaaaaagatgatgaaaataatgATGGAATCTTGAGAAGTTGCACTAATGGGCTCGGCAACACCATTCAGGAGAACACTTCAGAGCGCAACAATGTTTCCGAAGAGAAAGGAGTGGCAGATGTTTCTTCTGTGCGCCAGTTCAAGAAAGTTGTTGCTATCGTTGATCCTCCACGAGTTGGACTTCACCCTGTG GTGATCAAAGCTCTTAGGACTCATCCACGTATTCGGCGACTTGT GTATATTTCGTGCAATCCGGAGAGCTTGGTGGCGAACGCAATCGAGCTTTGCACGCCAACTGCCGACAGaccggagaagaagaaaggcaATAGAGGGTGGCGGAACATGAGCAGTGCCGGTCTCGCTAGGTACCGTACAAAATCCATGCCTAATTCCGAGCCATTCCAGCCTGTTAGGGCGATGGCCGTCGATTTGTTCCCTCACACTCCTCACTGCGAGATGGTCATGCTTCTTGAGAGGTAA
- the LOC109715127 gene encoding beta-galactosidase 6, translating into MLLFLLLFLIRFSDSEIAAGAAAVVGYDHRAILIDGARRVLVSGSIHYPRSTPEMWPDLIQKSKDGGLDVIETYVFWDLHEPVRNQYDFEGRKDLVKFVKTVAAAGLYVHLRIGPYVCAEWNYGGFPVWLHFIPGIKFRTDNEPFKAEMQRFTAKIVDMMKQENLYASQGGPIILSQIENEYGNIDSAYGPAAKTYINWAASMAVSLDTGVPWVMCQQADAPDPVINTCNGFYCDQFTPNSNNKPKMWTENWTGWYRSFGGAVPYRPVEDIAFAVARFFERGGTFQNYYMYHGGTNFGRSSGGPFISTSYDYDAPIDEYGFIRQPKWGHLRDLHKSIKLCEAALIATDPTYTSLGTNLEAHVYKTAGACTAFLANIDSQSDATVTFNGKSYHLPAWSVSILPDCQNVVFNTAQINSQTSSAEMRYLNSYNQTSDDSLDSSGTPQSQWSYVIEPVGISKADAFTKTGLLEQINTTADASDYLWYSTSIEITGNEPFLLNGTQSNLLVNSLGHVLRVFVNGKLSASGMGSSSNAAVAVQKLITLAPGKNTMDLLSATVGLQNYGAFFDLSGAGVTGPVKLSGPNGTLDLSSKLWTYQIGLKGEDSQLYENSDDSSEWVSDSTLPMNQPLIWYKTKFAAPEGDGPVAIDFTGMGKGEAWVNGQSIGRFWPTYLAPPNGCVTSCSYKGTYNSGKCLKNCGKPSQTMYHVPRSFLRSGSNDLVLFEEVGGDPTKISFAVKQSGSLCAHVSELHPAPVDAFMTPEKKMGRPGPMVRLECPNPNQVISAIKFASFGTPNGACGSYSHGECSSSTTLAVVQEACLGARSCSVGVSTEMFGDPCRGVTKSLAIEAACL; encoded by the exons ATGCTCCTCTTCTTGCTTCTCTTCTTGATCAGATTCTCCGATTCGGAGATCGCTGcaggcgccgccgccgtcgtcggcTACGATCACCGCGCCATCCTCATCGACGGCGCCCGCCGCGTCCTCGTCTCCGGCTCCATCCACTACCCTCGCAGCACCCCCGAG ATGTGGCCGGACCTGATACAGAAATCGAAGGACGGCGGGCTCGACGTTATCGAGACTTATGTTTTCTGGGATCTTCATGAACCTGTTAGAAACCAG TATGATTTTGAGGGGAGAAAGGACCTGGTGAAGTTCGTAAAGACGGTCGCGGCGGCCGGACTCTATGTTCATCTCCGCATTGGCCCGTATGTCTGCGCCGAGTGGAATTATGG GGGATTCCCAGTTTGGCTACATTTCATCCCTGGTATCAAGTTTAGGACCGACAACGAGCCTTTCAAG GCAGAGATGCAAAGATTCACGGCAAAGATCGTCGATATGATGAAGCAGGAGAACCTTTATGCATCGCAAGGCGGACCCATCATCTTGTCCCAG ATCGAAAATGAATATGGAAACATCGACTCGGCTTATGGACCTGCAGCAAAGACGTACATCAACTGGGCTGCATCGATGGCTGTGTCACTCGACACGGGCGTTCCCTGGGTAATGTGCCAGCAAGCTGATGCTCCTGACCCTGTT ATCAACACTTGCAATGGTTTCTACTGTGATCAGTTCACTCCAAACTCCAACAATAAACCAAAGATGTGGACGGAAAACTGGACCGGATG GTATCGTTCTTTTGGCGGTGCAGTGCCATATAGACCCGTTGAAGACATTGCGTTTGCTGTTGCGCGATTCTTTGAACGTGGTGGTACATTCCAAAACTACTACATG TACCATGGCGGAACCAATTTTGGCCGCAGTTCAGGGGGACCTTTTATTTCGACAAGTTATGACTATGATGCTCCGATAGACGAGTATG GGTTCATTAGGCAGCCGAAGTGGGGTCACTTACGAGATCTACACAAATCAATAAAGCTTTGCGAAGCTGCGTTGATAGCAACTGATCCAACATATACTTCTCTTGGTACAAACCTGGAG gCTCATGTGTATAAGACAGCAGGGGCTTGCACAGCATTTCTTGCGAATATCGACAGCCAATCTGATGCAACTGTTACTTTTAACGGGAAGTCATATCATCTACCTGCGTGGTCTGTGAGCATCTTACCCGACTGCCAGAATGTCGTATTCAATACCGCTCAG ATAAACTCCCAAACCTCTTCTGCGGAGATGAGGTATCTAAATTCCTACAATCAAACCTCTGACGATTCTCTTGATTCCTCTGGGACACCACAATCACAATGGAGCTATGTAATAGAACCTGTTGGTATCTCAAAGGCCGATGCCTTCACAAAAACTGGATTGCTAGAGCAAATAAATACTACTGCAGATGCGAGTGATTATCTATGGTATTCAACAAG CATTGAGATCACCGGCAATGAGCCGTTTCTTTTAAATGGAACTCAATCTAATCTCCTCGTGAACTCACTTGGTCACGTCCTTCGAGTTTTTGTCAACGGAAAATTGTCAG CTAGTGGGATGGGAAGCAGTAGCAATGCAGCAGTTGCAGTACAGAAGCTTATTACGCTCGCACCAGGAAAGAACACTATGGATCTTTTAAGCGCCACTGTTGGTCTACAG AATTATGGGGCATTCTTTGATTTATCGGGTGCTGGAGTTACCGGTCCGGTAAAGTTGAGCGGACCAAATGGCACATTAGATTTATCTTCAAAACTGTGGACATACCAG ATTGGACTTAAAGGGGAAGACTCGCAGCTATATGAGAATTCTGATGATTCTTCTGAATGGGTCTCAGATTCTACCTTGCCGATGAATCAACCTCTGATATGGTACAAG ACAAAGTTTGCTGCCCCAGAGGGTGATGGCCCGGTCGCGATAGACTTTACGGGCATGGGGAAAGGAGAGGCATGGGTGAACGGGCAGAGTATTGGCCGGTTTTGGCCCACTTACCTCGCTCCGCCGAACGGTTGCGTCACCTCTTGCAGCTACAAAGGAACCTACAATTCTGGCAAATGCCTCAAGAACTGCGGGAAACCTTCTCAAACTAT GTATCACGTTCCTCGGTCGTTTCTCCGATCGGGAAGCAATGATTTGGTTCTTTTCGAGGAGGTTGGCGGGGACCCGACTAAAATATCTTTCGCGGTTAAGCAGAGTGGGAGTTTGTGTGCACATGTTTCCGAGCTACATCCAGCCCCAGTAGATGCTTTTATGACTCCAGAAAAGAAGATGGGGAGGCCCGGTCCGATGGTCCGATTGGAGTGCCCGAACCCGAACCAGGTCATCTCCGCAATCAAGTTTGCAAGCTTCGGGACCCCGAATGGTGCATGCGGAAGTTACAGCCACGGCGAATGCAGTAGTTCTACCACCCTTGCCGTCGTTCAAGag GCTTGTCTTGGAGCGAGGAGTTGTAGCGTCGGAGTGTCGACCGAGATGTTTGGAGATCCGTGTAGAGGGGTCACGAAGAGCCTCGCGATCGAAGCGGCATGCTTGTGA